Genomic segment of Vibrio celticus:
AAAGTTATGTTTGTCTAGCTCAACGACTTGTCCATTACTGAATTCAACCACTGAGTACCTTCTCAATCGGAACTGGCCATCTGCATGCTCTGTGCTTGGTAGCTTAGAGAATGAAGGTGACAACTCCTTAACTGCATGGTTACTGAGGTGGGTAATATGTAGGGTATTTTCGTGAGCATGTAACATCATCGACTCCTTAATGATTGTTAATTAACTTTCGATATTTAACGTTTTATTTACATAAAGGATACTTGAAGATCTTGCCAAATCAACATTAAACAATCATTTATCCCGTCAGATTTAATAATTCAGACACTAAATCCAATCTAGAAATAAAAAGCAGTGTATAACACCAGAATAAAAGATGACCAACTCTTAAAACTAGCACACTCCACTAGCCAGTTATAAATACCTACAAATTTAAATTTAACGATATTATCAACTACCAAGCCAGGTTTCATATTGTGCCAGCCCTTGCCCTTTAATACGCCAGCCTCCTTGCATGAACTCAAGCACCACGCTCGCCATCATTCATTTCTATGCTTTTGCACAACGAAATACGACCTACCTATCAATTGGCAAGCTATTGATTATTTACACAACAAACTGAAATTGGTTAATTTATGAGTACGCCAGAAACCAAACGCCTTTGCTTGCGCGTCTGGAACAGGTCGAGTTCGGGGGGAACTCGGCCGCCCTCAAATCAATTTGCTTTTTTGAGGGAGCGAGTTGATTGTTCTCTCAGTTTCGAAAGTGCTTGAAGTAGGATGTTGCGGGTGGGATTTGCTCATTCGTATCTGAAAGCCTGAGCATGAAGCATTTGAAATCGGACATAGTTACGGATGTAACATCTAGACAGAGGCATATGTTTACAAATGCAAGGCGTCCTTCCTTAACACGTTTATGCCCCGAAGTGTATATGGAATCCACGTATTTACAAAGCGACGAACCATAAAAGTTAAGATGCGGTCGTATATTCGGTTTCTGTTGGGGGAGCTACCCCCTAACCTTTGATGTTTGCGCACCTACTGACCTATTCAGTTAGGCAGTTTTAGAAAACATTACACTTCGGTCAGGTTCTCAGTAGGTTGGTCTTACCTATTATGCATCATCATTTTGTAAAATTTGGTACTGCGTTAAACTTAAACTGTTGCTGGTATTGATTGATATTTTGTCTCATAGCGAAGCATTGCCCACGCGGTTCTAACCGTCTTATTTGCTAATGCAATACAGGCTCGTTTAAAGCCAATCCTCTTGACCAGTTCAATTAACCAAGCCTGTTTCTGGGTAGTAGGAATTTCAGGAAGTCTAGCAAGATAGGACATCGCACCTAAGTAGAGTAATGAGCGTAGATCTTTTACTCCACCAGTTTTGTTAATCCCAAGCATTATAGTTTTACCACCAGAGCTATGTTGTTTTGGAGTTAAGCCAACGAACGCTGAGGCTTGCCGACCATTTTTAAACTGATCGCCATTGCCTAATGTGACATACAGCATTGACGCTGTTGTTTCAGCTATCCCTTCTAACTCCATTAACCTACGACATGGTTCAATCTGTCGAGTAAGAGCGTTTTTGGTTTTTTCTAACTTCTTCAACTCTGATTTTAGATTGAGGTATTGTTGCCACATCATTGTAATCGTTGTAGCCAATGGTGCTGGCATTTCGGCCTGTCCATCAAGGACTGAGGTAACTGATTTTTTTAGACCGATTTCTCCTTTAGCATTAACAACACCATACTCAAGAATGACCGCACGAATATGCTGGCCTATGGAAACCATAGAACGAGTTAATAACTGACGACTTGTTTCAAGAGAATGAAGTCCTTGCTGGTCAATTGTTTTGGGCTTACTGTACTTAAGACCAATTTGTAGTGCGGCATTCGCTACAGCTAACGCATCATTCGCGTCAGTTTTATGACCTTCAAGATAGCCTTTGACTTTCTTTGGGTTAATGATTCGTACATCGTGACTAAACCGTTCAGCGAAACGTCCCCAATAATGGCAGCTAGCACATCCTTCAACAGCCACAATAGAAGGCTTAGCCGTTGCCAAAAATTCTTTTAGTTTTTGCCTGCTCATAGCTTTGTTACTCAGTAGTTCTCCATGGATACTGATATGACAAACTTGAAAGACATTTTTCGCTAGGTCTATACCGATCACGTTACTATTTAGCATGCTGGAAGCCTCATTATTAAACACCTTGGCTAAAGTGTAGTTAGCCGCGGAGAGAGTGGATTCCATACATCATTTAAGACGTATGTTTTTGTTGATAAGCTTTGGTTATGATTTCCGGCTCTAGATAGCGAAATCCAGAAACAACAAAGGGCTAGAAATTACTTTTCTAGCCCTTTTATATGGCAATCCCGATGTTACGTGAAACTCATCCCTGCTTGTTGCCTAATTAACTTATTGCGATGAGGTTTGAAATCGTATTACTTGCTTATTGTTTCATCAGCACAAGCTCGGCATCATCATGCAACACCGCCCAAAATGCATGCTTATCCTCGTCATAACCTACGATATAGTCATCAGAGTTGCATCCAGTGTCGGACATAGTTAACGCTTCAAGGAAGCTTTCGTCATAGGCTTCATTGATAATACATTCAGCCGAAGACATGGCTTGCCATTGATCAGCTAGTTTGATGTGCAAAGCGACGCTGTCTAAGCTTTCCAATTCGGGTAAGTCAAATTCAATGGCGTAGCTGACCGCTGCCTGTTTCGTTATATCCCACTCTTTGGTCGCATGGCTTGGTAAATTAAGCTCTACTGGTTTTTCCCAGTCGTTTTCAGCGGTTTTGACACCATCATCCACCTCAATGTCGAGCTCACCACCATTTGCATTTTGGTAAGTTCCTGTATGTGTTGTCATCCCTGAGATCACTAAGATATCCGACAGCATATCTGACGAAGTTTGGTGATCCCAGCTTAAGGTCACGTGCTTTTTCATGTCCATAGAAGTCACAGGAATGATAAAGTTATTTTCATTACTCCCATCTTGCAGTACACGCTCTTTTGCATTGAAATTAGGTGACCATGCGGCATGCCCTTGATAAAGGTAATTGTGTGCTCGAGCCCAAAAAGCACTCGGATCTTCCGCGCGTTTGTCTTTGTTCCAGCCCATAGTTCGTTCGACATTTTGAATGCGGTTATAAAGTTGATTTTCTCCGCCTAAAATTCGAGCATAAAGCTGGTTTGAGTCGATACAAGGGGCTGTTCTAAATGAGTAATCATGGCCGTCCGGTCGGGCATCTCCGGTCTCAATCTTGGCCGCAATCGTTGTTGCATCAACGATTTTCTCACACCGGTTTGTTGTGCGGTCGAACATATCGATCATGATCCAATCAGGGTTCTGTAACTCTTGAGGGCCTTGTTCATTCGTTTCTACGGTGTGCGGGGCAGCAAACGATTCGTAACGAATGCGGTTTCCATCGATAGAATATTGCGCGGCATTAACATCTAAATGATATGAGGTGTCATTGTCTAAGGTACCCATTTTCATCTGAATAATGTTTTGTACAAAATCACGTTCGCCATATCGGAAATCATAGCCCTTATAAGATGCATTTCCTGCTATAACTTGCGTGTAAATAGGTAGGCGATAGTTACCACCAGTTGGAGTCGACCCTTGCGGTATTAGGTATTCTGGTGCGTTAATCGTTGAACGCTGGTATAGGTGCTCATGACCTTGATTCCAAATGACATCATTTTGGAAGAAGAACTCTCTAATTTCATCCCAAGATTCCTCAAGCATTTGCCCTCGAACATCTGATTTGTTGCCTTCCACAATCAGCTCTCGCGTTTGTCCGTATTTTGCACCGACAAGGCCATCGTGACTGCTAATAAAAACATGTTCAACATCATCACGATGCTCATTGACCACTTGTTTTATCCATTCAAATGCGAAAGCAAGCTCCCAGTAGGAAATTTGAATTAATAATGCGTTATCGCGTTTAACGTAATAGTTTACCCACTCTTTTTTAGGTTGGTGTACCGCATCTTCAGGAATGAACTCTGACATGTAGTCAATCCAATCAATTGTAAAACTGAACGATTCTTCATGGTTACCCATGAGCGGTAAAAACTCGATGCCTTTTGCTTGGTATTCGCGAGCAATCGACGTCCAGCTTTCAAACTCGGTTTTTGTGCCTTTATCGACCAAATCACCTACGGCAATAACCACATCCACGTTATTTTCCAAATGCTTGTCGAGTACAGCTCTCATTGCATGCTCTGCGACTAGGACACCGTCTGCTTGAGTATCAGGCAGAATACCGACTTTGAGCTGAGGTTGAGGAATAGAAGTGGAAGGTGAGTTAGAGTTTGAGTTGCAACCGGTAAGTACGCCCGCAATTAACAGAGGTAAAAGTAGTTTCTTCACAATAAAATTTACTATATAAAAATCCAAAAGAAGTATAATAAAAATAAAATATTTCATCCAAGCTCATATTTTATTAATCTTATATTTCAAAGTGATAGATGTGAGTTATACTTTATATTGGCGCTCGCTGATTTCCTGATGATTCACCTGAAGAGGTTCTTCAAGCTTGATCAATACGGTGGTTTTTTTTGATACATTTTGTCGCGCCAGCTGAATGGGGATTTTTCCATTCTTGACTTGGAATTTGCCCCATTATTGGTTTCGCCAAAAAAACCACGCTATCGATTGAGTGAATTTTGACCAAATATAACTAATCTGACACCCAAAACTCACAAAGTACGAAAAATGGGGGGCATTGTGCTATTCTTGCCCCAAATGAACACGCTGATTTTTGCATTATAAATCGCTCTGAAATCGTTATAAACTTTTAAGACAGTATGGAATTGTATCGCTTGATTAAGCGTCTAAAATCTTAGCTAAAAGCGTTTGACGTGCTTTAAGGGCTGTTTCTGATAGGAAACCCACAGATTTTACATAATAGGAATAATCGACACCTAATAATCTGTAGCTACAGATTGTTAGGTGTTGTACATCATTTAGTGGAGAATGATTAGGTTTCGGATTAGAAATCGATATGTTCATACAACAAAGCTGTAGTGCTGCATAAATTAACGAGGTCGTATTAAATGTTTGGATTAAAACGAATCAAATCAGAAAATGAGCTGCTAAAGCAAGAATTAGCAGACCTCAAACAGAAGTACCAAACTGACGTTGCCGCTCTGGAAAATCAGCTCCAAGAGGTTCAGCAGCTTGTTCGCTCCGCTCAACAGGAACACCACTATAGTGATGAGTTGATGTCGAACAGTTTGAAAGGTGGAGATATGCTCCAAACCATTCGAACAGAGATGGTGGAGAATGCGCAATCTATGGCGCATGAAAACCAAGAGCTGCAACAACTAGATGAAATGTTTAAGCAGACTCATCAAGCTCTTGCTCGTCTTGATAACCGAGCCGTGAAGATCAGTACGGAAGCCTCACAAAGCATTGAATCTGTTAAAATATTAGATAAAACTGCCATTTCTATTTCCCTTCTTGTATCGACTATTCAAGAGATTTCTGATCAAACGAATTTGTTGGCATTAAATGCAGCGATTGAAGCAGCACGAGCTGGTGAAGCAGGCCGCGGATTTGCCGTGGTGGCAGATGAGGTAAGAAACCTTGCAGGCAAAGCCAGCGAAGCCAGTGAGCAGATTGATTCTTTGGTAAACCAAGTACTAACGCAAGTGAACGCGATTAAAACCTCGATTGATAAAAACCAAACTTGTGCTGAGGAAGTGTCTGCCTCTTCTGCGCAGATTGGTTCTATTGTCAACGAAGTGGTCGTGAAATCGGAACACATGCAACAGGTAATCCATGTTGCTTCCACACGCGCTTTCTTGGATACGGTCAAACTCGACCACGCCATTTGGAAGAACAATATCTATCGTCTCCTACAAAAAGGCTTGTTCGGTGAAACCGTTAATAGCCACTCTGAGTGTCGCTTGGGGCAGTGGTACTACCGCGGCGATGGCAAGGCTTACAGCCACTTAAGAAGCTATGCATTGCTTGAAGAACCACACAAAGGCGTGCATGACGGTGGACGTGAAGCAATGAGTCAAGCCAAATCTGACAACATGGCAGGCATGGTGACTGCAATTAACGCCATGGAAGACGCCAGCGAACAAGTAGTGGAACAAATTGACAATTTAATGAATGAGATTATTGGTGATTTAACGTAACGGCACTTAGTGCGCACCTAACCTAACCCAATACTTTTGCTAGCGCGATGCTACTCACCGCACTAGCACTTCACAAGTAAATTTGCCATACCTGTAGTTATTGATGGTTTTCTAATTTAGAAAAGGCACTGGCAAGGTTTTGCCCCATTTCGTATATGGAATCCACGTATTTACAAAGTAATTTGGCAATAAAAGTTAAGATGCGGTCGTATATTCGGCTTCTTATTGAAGGAGCTACCTTCTAGCCTTTGATGTTTTGCGCACCTACTGTCCTTATCGTGTTAGCAGCTTGCTTAGCATGACAGAATGGTCAGGTTTTCAGCAGGTTGGTCTTACCTTTTATGCTTCATCATTTTGTAAAATTTATGAATTTGTTATTAATTAATCGGTGAGTAAAACAGGTCTGTATTCAGTTTCATACCGAAGCATTGCCCAGGCAGTTCGTACCACCTTGTTAGCCAATGCAATACAGGCTTTCTTGAAGCCAATACGGTCAATGATGCTCCTCAACCAAGCATCTTTCTGAGTTCTTGGCTTTTCAGGCAGCCGTCCAACGTAAGACATTGCACCAAGATAGAGAAGGGAGCGTAGCTCCTTCACACCACCGCATTTATCGATCCCAATCATAAATACCTTACCACCTGAACTGTGTTGTTTGGGCGTAAGGCCAACAAACGCGGAAGCTTGCCTTCCATTCTTGAACTGCTTTCCATCACCAAGAGTTGTATAGAGCATCGCGGCCGTTGTTTCACCAACACCTTCAATTTCCAACAATCGTTGGCATGGTTCTATCTGACGCGTTAAAGCATTTTTCTCTTTCTCGAATGCAATGAGTTTTGCTTTCATTTCTTTATATTGCTCCCATAGCATAGACAGAACGGACACAACATTAGCGGGTATTGAAGTATCACCATCAAGCACTGTTTGAACCGACGCCTTTAAACCTTTTTCACCTCTAGGGTTTGCTATGCCGTAGCCCAAAATCGTTCCTCGAATGTGAAGCGCTAGGAAACCACACTACGAGATAAGAATCTACGACTGGTTTCTAAAGAATGCATAGACTGTTGTTCTAATGACTTTGGACGGCTGAACTTGATACCAATTTGCATTGCGGCATTAGCGATGGCGAGAGCATCATTATGATCCGTTTTATGACCTTCTAGATATCCTTTCACCTTCTTAGGGTTAATAATTCGGACTTCATGGCCAAATTTTTCTGCTAATTGTCCCCAGTAGTGGCAACCGCAACAGCCTTCCATAGCGACAATCGAAGGCTTAGCCTTTACCAGAAACTCTTTCATTTTCTGGCGACTCAGAGGTCTATTGGACAATAGCTCACCATGAATGCTGATATGACAGGCTTGGAGAACATTTTTTGCTAAGTCGATGGCGATAACATTTTTAGTCAACATATTGGAACCCTCAGATTTGTCTCACTCTCCTAAGTCTAGATTGGCAGAGGAGGGAGTGGATTCCATACATCAGTTTAGAGTAAAAGCTCATTTACATGTTGTTCATTACTCTTTGTCTTACTAGAAGTAATGGCATGGCGGAAGAGGATTATACGGAACCTTTCTGCAATCTACCTCTTACACCCTTACAATACTCACATAACTTGCTAATAATCCTTGAGTTGCTTGCCTATGGCGAGGAAGATAGAACAAAGGCACATGTAGAGAAATGCCCCCTAGAAAGCGTCAAATTCAAAAGGAAGCTCGTGGATATACTTAACAATCGAGAAATTGCAATTTCGTTGTGGCTGTTGGCAATTACGATTTACATATCGTCATCTTCTAGAATGGCAGAGGTCAGGAGCTGCTTTAAAGAGGTGCTGTCAGCTTTATTTGTAAAACAAATAATTACTGTCCTTTGTTTAATGATCGCTTATATGGCGATTGTCATTTCTTGGCTTTCCGATTTAGGTCTATGGAATGCAGAACAGCTCAAAAACACCGTTTTTTGGTGCGCTTCCGTAGGGTTCATGTCGTTGTTTAAACTTGAACAGCTCAAAAAGGATAAAAGTTTCTTAAAACAGTCAGTCATAGACAACTTAAAACTACTAGCGATTCTTCAATTTATCGTTGGTGTATATACTTTCTCTCTCTGGGTTGAGGTTCTGTTAGCTCCAGTTTTAGCATTAATTGTAGCCATGTTAGCTATTGCTGAAACCGATAAAAAGCATCATCAAGTAAAGGTTCTGCTTGAACGTTGCCTATCTTTATTTGGAGTCGTTTTAATCATTTACACTTTGTACATGTTGACGACCAACTTTGGTGAGTTTAGCAAAGAGAAAACTGCGTATGATTTCTTCGTTCCCCCCTTGTTGACTCTTTGTTATTTGCCATTTATTTACGTCATCCTTGTTTATACGACATACGAGAAAGTTTTCATTAGCCTTAATTCAAAAATAAAAAGTGGATTTCATAGGTGGATTGCTAAACTCTACGCTTTAATATTGTTTAATGTTCAACTTAGCTCGCTGGAACGATGGTCAAATCAAGTTGGCAGAGTAAATA
This window contains:
- a CDS encoding metallophosphoesterase family protein, producing MKKLLLPLLIAGVLTGCNSNSNSPSTSIPQPQLKVGILPDTQADGVLVAEHAMRAVLDKHLENNVDVVIAVGDLVDKGTKTEFESWTSIAREYQAKGIEFLPLMGNHEESFSFTIDWIDYMSEFIPEDAVHQPKKEWVNYYVKRDNALLIQISYWELAFAFEWIKQVVNEHRDDVEHVFISSHDGLVGAKYGQTRELIVEGNKSDVRGQMLEESWDEIREFFFQNDVIWNQGHEHLYQRSTINAPEYLIPQGSTPTGGNYRLPIYTQVIAGNASYKGYDFRYGERDFVQNIIQMKMGTLDNDTSYHLDVNAAQYSIDGNRIRYESFAAPHTVETNEQGPQELQNPDWIMIDMFDRTTNRCEKIVDATTIAAKIETGDARPDGHDYSFRTAPCIDSNQLYARILGGENQLYNRIQNVERTMGWNKDKRAEDPSAFWARAHNYLYQGHAAWSPNFNAKERVLQDGSNENNFIIPVTSMDMKKHVTLSWDHQTSSDMLSDILVISGMTTHTGTYQNANGGELDIEVDDGVKTAENDWEKPVELNLPSHATKEWDITKQAAVSYAIEFDLPELESLDSVALHIKLADQWQAMSSAECIINEAYDESFLEALTMSDTGCNSDDYIVGYDEDKHAFWAVLHDDAELVLMKQ
- a CDS encoding IS110 family RNA-guided transposase, whose product is MLNSNVIGIDLAKNVFQVCHISIHGELLSNKAMSRQKLKEFLATAKPSIVAVEGCASCHYWGRFAERFSHDVRIINPKKVKGYLEGHKTDANDALAVANAALQIGLKYSKPKTIDQQGLHSLETSRQLLTRSMVSIGQHIRAVILEYGVVNAKGEIGLKKSVTSVLDGQAEMPAPLATTITMMWQQYLNLKSELKKLEKTKNALTRQIEPCRRLMELEGIAETTASMLYVTLGNGDQFKNGRQASAFVGLTPKQHSSGGKTIMLGINKTGGVKDLRSLLYLGAMSYLARLPEIPTTQKQAWLIELVKRIGFKRACIALANKTVRTAWAMLRYETKYQSIPATV
- a CDS encoding methyl-accepting chemotaxis protein, translating into MFGLKRIKSENELLKQELADLKQKYQTDVAALENQLQEVQQLVRSAQQEHHYSDELMSNSLKGGDMLQTIRTEMVENAQSMAHENQELQQLDEMFKQTHQALARLDNRAVKISTEASQSIESVKILDKTAISISLLVSTIQEISDQTNLLALNAAIEAARAGEAGRGFAVVADEVRNLAGKASEASEQIDSLVNQVLTQVNAIKTSIDKNQTCAEEVSASSAQIGSIVNEVVVKSEHMQQVIHVASTRAFLDTVKLDHAIWKNNIYRLLQKGLFGETVNSHSECRLGQWYYRGDGKAYSHLRSYALLEEPHKGVHDGGREAMSQAKSDNMAGMVTAINAMEDASEQVVEQIDNLMNEIIGDLT